The Carassius auratus strain Wakin chromosome 27, ASM336829v1, whole genome shotgun sequence genome includes a region encoding these proteins:
- the LOC113045917 gene encoding E3 ubiquitin-protein ligase MSL2-like: protein MNPVNATALYVSACRSLLQCDPKDPDTYGGLFNVLPFFRDSLSCLACGNLLQDPIAPKNSSCQHYVCKGCKGKKMLLKPSCSWCKDYEQFEENKQLQILIDCYRNLCECVSVCVTTEQRASGVKGYPEVMKMLEEVLGVSQEQEDLSPVKDNLDVPNLKTEMDSSQNSADISLTDLDKPSKQFPAELETPESVTADGPQKSDSDLHMGTVTLNVKCKVSQETSAESLPHSAESTSIQEDLEPDITSKDVLWGQTEPCQNSLQSQTSEPPPQPQTGLTCLATSHRKVRLSRKRSRSESDSEMLQPLPITSLIQGPSEEATAPPKTALEPKAHSPPAVVLTNGGVLKVNKAVLDSTKNIQINTDQGNKKVQAKSKVAVPKAKAKAKDRLLSASVLAGQPGQPPKVVYKKTQEKKGCKCGRATQNPSVLTCRGQRCPCYSNRKACLDCICRGCQNSYMANGEKKLEAFAVPEKALEQTRLTLGINLTSISVRNAGTNAAGVLSLSAGSPMASFLASSADEEQSFEDALEMHFDC from the exons ATGAATCCGGTGAACGCCACCGCGCTGTACGTGTCGGCGTGCCGCTCTCTCCTGCAGTGCGACCCGAAGGACCCGGACACGTACGGAGGGCTGTTTAACGTCCTGCCTTTCTTTAGAGACTCCTTATCCTGCTTGGCGTGTG gGAATTTGCTTCAGGATCCAATTGCTCCCAAAAATTCCTCCTGTCAGCACTATGTTTGCAAGGGCTGTAAAGGCAAGAAAATGTTATTGAAGCCATCGTGCAGCTGGTGTAAAGACTATGAGCAATTTGAGGAGAATAAACAGCTCCAGATTCTGATCGACTGCTACAGGAATCTCTGCGAGTGTGTCTCGGTGTGCGTCACAACAGAGCAGAGAGCCTCGGGGGTCAAGGGTTACCCTGAGGTCATGAAGATGCTGGAGGAGGTGTTGGGGGTGAGTCAGGAACAAGAAGACCTCAGTCCTGTCAAAGACAATTTAGATGTTCCTAATCTCAAAACCGAGATGGATTCTTCACAAAACTCTGCTGATATCAGCTTGACTGATTTGGACAAACCCTCTAAGCAGTTCCCAGCTGAACTAGAGACCCCTGAGTCTGTCACTGCTGACGGACCTCAGAAATCGGACTCCGATCTACACATGGGTACTGTCACTCTTAACGTAAAGTGCAAAGTTAGTCAAGAGACAAGCGCCGAATCGTTGCCACACAGTGCGGAGAGCACAAGCATTCAGGAGGACCTTGAACCTGACATTACGAGCAAGGATGTGTTGTGGGGACAGACTGAGCCGTGTCAGAATTCATTACAGTCCCAAACCAGTGAACCCCCACCGCAACCTCAGACAGGCCTAACTTGCCTCGCCACATCCCACAGAAAAGTGCGCCTAAGCCGAAAGCGCTCTCGCTCTGAAAGCGACAGCGAGATGCTCCAACCTCTACCCATCACCAGCCTCATCCAGGGGCCATCGGAAGAAGCCACAGCTCCGCCGAAAACAGCATTAGAACCGAAAGCGCACTCCCCACCTGCTGTCGTGCTCACTAACGGAGGCGTTTTAAAAGTTAATAAGGCTGTGCTAGATTCAACTAAAAATATCCAGATAAACACAGACCAAGGTAACAAGAAAGTTCAGGCGAAGTCTAAAGTGGCCGTCCCGAAGGCAAAGGCCAAGGCGAAGGACAGGCTGCTGTCAGCAAGCGTTTTAGCAGGACAACCAGGACAGCCTCCTAAAGTCGTCTACAAAAAGACACAAGAGAAAAAAGGTTGCAAGTGTGGACGAGCCACTCAGAATCCAAGTGTTCTCACCTGCAGAGGTCAAAGATGCCCCTGCTACTCCAACCGTAAGGCCTGCTTGGACTGCATCTGCAGGGGCTGCCAGAACTCATACATGGCCAACGGGGAGAAGAAGCTGGAGGCTTTCGCCGTGCCCGAGAAAGCCCTGGAGCAAACCAGACTCACTCTCGGCATCAACCTCACCAGTATTTCTGTCAGAAACGCTGGCACGAACGCTGCGGGAGTTCTCAGTCTGTCCGCAGGCTCCCCGATGGCCTCCTTCCTCGCGTCCAGCGCCGACGAGGAGCAGAGTTTTGAAGATGCTCTCGAGATGCATTTCGACTGTTGA
- the nceh1a gene encoding neutral cholesterol ester hydrolase 1a, which yields MMKLLGGITLILAIAVAFYIYIPLPRTISEPWKLMLLDATFRGVVMMGDVAHALGLSHRVHVINSAIVNFESLMPITNPEIQIEDLLFDDVHVRVYQPPGKDGELRRAVMFIHGGGWALCAPKLGSYDSLCRQMAADLGAVVVTVDYRMAPDVHFPVQYDECVRAAKHFLRPEVLEKYWVDPERVAVCGDSAGGNLAAAVAQHIGTDESSTVKFKLQVLVYPVLQALDFNTASYQQNHNVPILYRRLMVRFWLEYLGADLDLVPSLMINNHTVQEQNLMSLIHSKLDWPTLLPKRAIKNYKPVFPVTGSPGILKDIPALLDARAAPLLAEDKVLRMVPRAYIMTGEHDVLRDDGMMYARRLELAGVSVTNEHYEDGFHGCVSVAFWPCYFSVGIRAVQNYIAWLDKHL from the exons ATGATGAAGTTGCTTGGCGGTATTACCTTAATATTAGCAATAGCTGTTGCATTTTACATCTACATCCCATTGCCTAGGACCATCTCAGAACCATGGAAACTGATGTTGTTGGATGCCACATTCCGAGGAGTTGTGATGATG GGAGACGTTGCTCACGCACTGGGTTTGAGCCATAGAGTCCACGTTATCAACTCTGCCATTGTCAATTTTGAGAGTCTGATGCCGATCACAAACCCAGAGATCCAGATTGAAGATCTCCTGTTTGATGACGTCCATGTGCGTGTATACCAGCCTCCTGGAAAGGACGGAGAGCTGAGGAGAGCAGTTATGTTCATCCATGGAGGTGGATGGGCCTTGTGTGCTCCAA AGTTGGGGTCATATGACAGTCTCTGCAGACAGATGGCAGCTGATCTGGGCGCAGTGGTTGTGACCGTGGA TTATCGCATGGCTCCTGATGTGCACTTCCCAGTGCAGTATGATGAGTGTGTGAGGGCCGCTAAGCATTTCCTGAGACCAGAAGTGCTGGAGAAGTATTGGGTCGATCCAGAGCGAGTAGCAGTGTGTGGAGACAGTGCTGGAGGAAACCTGGCTGCCGCAGTGGCTCAGCAT ATTGGAACAGACGAGTCTTCTACTGTGAAATTCAAACTGCAGGTCTTGGTTTACCCAGTGCTTCAGGCACTAGACTTCAACACCGCTTCCTATCAGCAGAACCACAATGTTCCCATCCTGTATCGCAGGCTAATGGTCCGTTTCTGGTTGGAGTACCTAGGTGCCGACCTTGACCTTGTGCCCTCCCTTATGATAAACAACCACACAGTCCAGGAACAAAACCTGATGTCCTTGATCCACTCAAAGCTGGACTGGCCCACTCTCCTCCCCAAACGAGCGATCAAAAATTACAAGCCTGTGTTTCCGGTGACAGGCTCTCCAGGTATCTTAAAGGATATACCAGCGTTACTGGATGCCAGAGCTGCTCCCTTACTGGCAGAGGATAAGGTTTTGCGTATGGTGCCACGTGCTTACATTATGACCGGTGAGCATGATGTTTTGAGGGATGATGGGATGATGTATGCACGCAGGCTGGAGCTGGCAGGGGTCTCGGTCACTAACGAACATTACGAAGATGGTTTTCATGGCTGTGTGAGTGTTGCTTTCTGGCCCTGTTACTTCTCTGTGGGAATAAGGGCAGTGCAAAATTACATCGCTTGGCTTGACAAACATTTGTAG